In Arcanobacterium wilhelmae, the following are encoded in one genomic region:
- a CDS encoding NUDIX hydrolase: protein MSETSDESARQLAAEWPLDGDGFPHRSAARVVVVDPQGRIFLILGHDFDDPDHRWWFTPGGGLEAGERSADGAARELREETGFAVDPVRLVGPVLIRHATFRFALETRKQDEEFFILHVSEEERARIDELRGTSLTALEEQLLDDYAWFSPEEIESADAGVPFYPEGLAGFARGWANWDGTVMEITEA from the coding sequence TTGAGCGAGACGTCTGACGAAAGTGCACGGCAGTTGGCCGCCGAGTGGCCACTTGACGGCGATGGCTTCCCGCACCGTTCGGCGGCGCGCGTGGTGGTCGTCGACCCACAGGGGCGGATTTTCTTGATTCTCGGCCATGATTTCGACGATCCTGATCACCGCTGGTGGTTCACGCCAGGTGGTGGGCTCGAGGCGGGGGAGCGCTCTGCCGACGGTGCGGCTCGCGAACTCCGTGAGGAGACGGGGTTCGCGGTGGACCCGGTGCGTTTGGTGGGCCCGGTGTTGATTCGCCACGCCACGTTTCGTTTTGCCCTCGAGACGCGCAAACAAGATGAAGAGTTTTTCATTCTCCACGTCAGTGAGGAAGAGCGTGCGCGTATCGACGAGTTGCGTGGGACGTCGCTGACGGCGTTGGAGGAACAACTTCTTGACGATTATGCCTGGTTTTCGCCGGAGGAAATAGAGTCCGCCGACGCCGGTGTGCCGTTTTACCCTGAAGGCTTGGCTGGGTTTGCGCGAGGTTGGGCCAACTGGGATGGCACGGTGATGGAGATCACGGAAGCGTAG
- a CDS encoding PrsW family intramembrane metalloprotease, with the protein MISSYIPARPEVRKAWKSPVRVRPRDAVVVILLVLASVAALTWAWPVLFAHAANVDVARSVAISLIPLAFTLVFVWVIDSWEPEPGALYFVALTWGGGAAVFGALFLNAWSKGIAPLFLPQGAGEFEVTAWVASYGAPLSEELIKGLGVMIIFVAFSRAFNGPADGIVYGALIGAGFAFTENVLYFTEYAATLSNTFQVRFLDSPLSHDAYTAFFGFFLGFAEYSRRRIMMGVWAIPGLVGAWVFHFLNNNALGWHGMTYGMYKLLNTVPIALIAVVMVLYAHREEKESVRSGLAPFVESGQIAATELAFTMTLAERRRSKEWAAKRAQAKGYSADSGAAAMRQMHRELLKLGHLRARAIRRGTESRRSVQLAQAEHLAHIQKLREVFI; encoded by the coding sequence ATGATCAGTAGCTACATCCCGGCGCGTCCGGAGGTTCGTAAAGCGTGGAAGTCGCCGGTGCGGGTACGTCCCCGCGATGCCGTGGTTGTCATTCTTCTCGTCCTGGCGTCGGTCGCTGCGCTTACCTGGGCATGGCCCGTTCTCTTCGCGCACGCCGCGAACGTGGATGTAGCGCGTTCGGTGGCGATCTCGCTGATTCCGCTGGCATTTACGCTGGTCTTTGTGTGGGTGATCGACTCATGGGAGCCCGAGCCCGGTGCGCTCTACTTCGTGGCACTCACCTGGGGAGGTGGCGCTGCGGTTTTCGGCGCGTTGTTCCTGAACGCCTGGTCAAAGGGGATTGCCCCGCTATTCTTACCGCAGGGTGCCGGCGAGTTCGAGGTGACCGCCTGGGTGGCCTCCTACGGAGCGCCACTGTCCGAGGAGCTCATCAAGGGGCTTGGCGTGATGATTATTTTCGTGGCTTTTTCGCGTGCCTTCAACGGGCCCGCTGACGGCATCGTGTACGGCGCACTCATCGGTGCGGGATTCGCTTTCACGGAAAATGTTTTGTATTTCACCGAGTATGCGGCCACGCTGTCGAACACGTTCCAGGTTCGCTTCCTTGATTCGCCACTTTCGCACGACGCTTACACAGCATTTTTCGGCTTTTTTCTGGGGTTCGCGGAGTATTCCAGGCGGCGGATCATGATGGGTGTGTGGGCGATCCCAGGCCTGGTGGGCGCGTGGGTGTTCCACTTCCTCAACAATAATGCGCTTGGCTGGCACGGGATGACGTATGGCATGTACAAGCTGCTCAATACGGTGCCGATCGCGCTGATCGCAGTGGTGATGGTGCTCTACGCTCACCGTGAAGAGAAAGAGTCGGTACGTTCCGGGCTAGCGCCGTTCGTGGAATCCGGGCAGATAGCTGCGACGGAGCTGGCATTCACGATGACTCTCGCGGAGCGGCGACGTTCGAAGGAATGGGCGGCGAAGCGAGCGCAAGCGAAGGGGTATTCTGCGGATTCAGGAGCCGCAGCGATGCGGCAGATGCACCGGGAACTGCTTAAACTTGGGCATCTTCGGGCGCGGGCGATCCGGCGCGGCACTGAGAGCCGCCGGAGCGTGCAGTTGGCGCAAGCTGAGCACTTGGCACATATTCAGAAGTTGAGGGAGGTCTTCATTTGA